A single genomic interval of Zobellia nedashkovskayae harbors:
- a CDS encoding type I restriction-modification system subunit M, with protein MAKADIDFEKELWDAANELRGAVSENNYKNYILPLVFLKHLSERFEIVQEELTHVLNDPASEYYTADKAEKDYVLSDADEYRSRNTFVIPHEASWQYFKDNAEQDNIKVIIDDAFDVIQELLSAYNPQLNNLLPRIFVKSELSAKQTGGIINLLSHPKFSEKENPESDILGRIYEYYIGRFAMAEGSGAGQFFTPGSIVRLLVELLEPYKGRIFDPACGSGGMFVQSLKFIKEHGGNKSDISIYGQEMTSQTLRLCLMNLLLRDLSFDIKLGNSLLDDKFPNLKADYVIANPPFNVSNWHPEDLSEKDPRLFGPREEFTTDGSANYMWMQTFWNHLSDTGTAGIVMANGAMTSNTKGEKNVRQYMVDEGMIDCIVRMPDKLFLTTGIPACLFILSKNRDGKDGEHRERMKEVLFIDAAKMGTMASRKLRIFEDADIDKIADTYHDWRTVGKTYEDVDGFCKAATLEEVQKQDYKLTPGIYVGTEAEEDDGIPFEEKMETLKATLFEQFENGEELKQQILKNFSKI; from the coding sequence ATGGCCAAAGCAGATATTGATTTTGAAAAAGAATTATGGGATGCCGCGAACGAATTACGAGGCGCCGTTTCCGAAAATAATTACAAAAATTACATTTTACCTTTGGTGTTTTTAAAGCACCTTAGTGAGCGGTTCGAGATTGTTCAAGAAGAACTTACCCATGTTCTAAATGACCCCGCCTCAGAATACTATACCGCAGATAAAGCAGAGAAAGATTATGTACTCTCAGATGCTGATGAATATAGGTCTCGCAATACTTTTGTAATACCTCACGAAGCTTCATGGCAATATTTTAAGGATAATGCGGAACAAGACAATATCAAAGTTATTATTGATGATGCTTTTGATGTCATTCAAGAATTGTTATCAGCCTATAACCCGCAACTAAATAACCTATTACCTAGAATATTTGTTAAGAGCGAATTATCTGCGAAGCAAACTGGTGGTATAATTAACCTATTATCTCACCCTAAGTTCTCTGAAAAAGAAAATCCTGAAAGTGATATACTTGGTCGTATTTATGAATACTACATTGGTCGTTTTGCTATGGCAGAGGGTTCTGGTGCCGGTCAATTCTTTACACCAGGTAGTATTGTGCGCCTGTTAGTAGAACTTCTAGAACCCTACAAAGGTAGAATATTTGACCCTGCCTGTGGTAGTGGCGGTATGTTTGTACAGAGCTTAAAGTTTATAAAAGAACACGGCGGTAATAAAAGTGATATTTCTATCTACGGACAAGAAATGACCTCGCAAACGCTGCGCTTGTGTTTAATGAATCTTTTATTACGAGACTTATCTTTTGATATCAAACTAGGCAACTCTTTGCTAGATGATAAATTCCCTAACCTAAAGGCAGATTATGTCATTGCCAACCCACCTTTCAATGTTAGTAATTGGCACCCTGAAGATCTTTCTGAAAAAGACCCTAGACTTTTTGGACCAAGAGAAGAATTCACCACAGATGGTAGTGCCAACTATATGTGGATGCAAACCTTTTGGAATCATTTAAGTGATACTGGTACCGCAGGTATTGTAATGGCAAACGGAGCCATGACCTCTAATACAAAAGGAGAAAAGAATGTGCGCCAGTATATGGTTGATGAAGGCATGATCGATTGTATTGTTCGTATGCCAGATAAACTCTTTTTAACAACCGGTATACCTGCCTGTTTGTTTATTCTAAGTAAAAACCGGGATGGTAAAGATGGCGAGCACCGCGAGCGGATGAAAGAAGTTTTATTCATTGATGCTGCTAAAATGGGTACGATGGCAAGCCGAAAATTAAGAATTTTCGAAGATGCCGATATTGACAAAATAGCGGATACTTATCATGATTGGAGAACTGTTGGTAAAACTTACGAAGACGTTGACGGCTTTTGCAAAGCTGCCACTTTAGAAGAGGTACAAAAACAAGATTATAAGCTCACCCCCGGTATATACGTAGGCACGGAAGCGGAAGAAGATGATGGTATTCCATTTGAAGAAAAAATGGAGACTTTAAAAGCTACTTTGTTTGAACAGTTTGAGAATGGTGAGGAGTTGAAACAACAAATATTAAAGAATTTCAGTAAAATATAA
- a CDS encoding KAP family P-loop NTPase fold protein, with the protein MSKKPEFRSQFQSDVPINKINDDKLGYEPYVKNLGKIILNESFSKAFSIGLVGPWGNGKSSIFDLIKSEIEDNEKVLRDNIFIDFQPFLNHNEYDIINEFFILLSNQLSKFDGNISNEILNYSQKLNDLYQSKSLINFVSKSTNTQENLAAKELYNKINESLTRINKKIIVFIDDLDRLNGDEIIQVLKLIRNTGNFKNTIFIVAMDKDYVLQRLKSSDHILNSAYLEKFFQLEIYLPEIDNNLLRENFLEIFELAQDTESLDFALRIKEALSNSDILFNDYVKNIRDVKRYSNQIKFDYPFIKSEINLVDFINFTFLKTRFPSIVNQLYEDRSNLLRYDNINDLYHIEVLPESAKEEDEGKSIPLDLFNFFNSQSTTNKTIETKDLKEFKKYKIFKSIIQDNGCSDNSNKVDCDDLYLLFKTLYTLFGKKDIESSDSIQLSDNLNTLFYRKIQENNFTQKEFKDLLNFKNIEVLKSDISNLDANHKLLQLLKKLKWFKATNTDILKKVIQILIHLYQMKDEYSLNGVDVNERLNFYNKELFTKEFGESAENAKWLWNKLFTEDNLSLDKKIYLIGEIWSSRNENELWKFSKDDISEKAIEMYALKLNELKGTTWKVNQFEFYGYYHALKNINEIQPKLNELFESFWKDRDIKLLCAQTIDAVAFSSSVYRLSDVIIDIYGAKENFVSFVKKHEFAEKPEIKEYIQFLDLLQKTRFKSPIEFKFKTFTLAKERIKNIKKQYLNNSSFDEYKDYHQVILETNDKEFLYAIRSHQNYNLIPKIELYDNDDTIVSIINIYKKNANADLVKIAILLNEIGTDKLGWKAKSLDKAELINNESFLEHSSDPEKEIKIIHPKPAKF; encoded by the coding sequence TTGTCTAAGAAACCAGAATTTAGAAGTCAATTTCAAAGTGACGTGCCAATTAATAAAATAAATGATGATAAATTGGGTTATGAACCCTATGTAAAGAATTTAGGTAAAATAATACTCAATGAAAGTTTTTCTAAAGCATTCTCTATTGGACTAGTTGGACCTTGGGGAAATGGTAAATCAAGTATTTTTGATTTAATTAAAAGCGAAATTGAAGATAATGAAAAGGTATTAAGGGATAATATTTTCATTGATTTCCAACCATTTCTGAATCATAATGAATACGATATTATTAATGAATTTTTTATTCTATTAAGTAATCAGCTTTCAAAGTTTGATGGCAACATTTCTAATGAAATATTAAACTACTCTCAAAAATTAAATGACTTATACCAATCTAAAAGTCTAATTAACTTTGTTTCTAAATCAACGAATACTCAAGAAAATCTTGCTGCAAAAGAGCTTTATAACAAGATTAATGAAAGTCTTACTCGAATAAACAAAAAAATAATTGTTTTTATTGATGATTTAGACAGATTGAACGGAGATGAGATTATACAAGTATTAAAGTTAATTCGTAATACAGGTAATTTCAAGAATACAATTTTTATAGTAGCCATGGATAAGGACTACGTCTTACAAAGATTAAAAAGTAGTGACCATATTCTTAATTCAGCATATTTAGAAAAGTTTTTCCAATTGGAAATTTACCTTCCTGAAATTGATAATAATTTATTAAGAGAAAATTTTCTTGAAATTTTCGAATTAGCACAGGACACTGAATCGTTAGATTTTGCATTAAGAATTAAAGAGGCACTTTCCAATAGTGATATTCTCTTTAATGACTATGTTAAAAACATTAGAGATGTAAAAAGATACTCCAATCAAATAAAATTTGATTATCCATTTATTAAATCTGAAATAAATCTAGTCGATTTTATAAATTTTACATTTCTAAAAACTAGATTCCCAAGTATAGTAAATCAGCTTTACGAAGACAGGTCAAATTTATTACGATATGATAATATAAATGATTTGTATCATATAGAAGTATTACCAGAATCTGCAAAGGAAGAAGATGAAGGAAAATCAATACCACTTGATTTATTTAATTTTTTCAATAGCCAAAGCACTACTAATAAGACTATAGAAACTAAAGATTTAAAAGAATTTAAAAAATATAAAATTTTCAAAAGTATAATTCAAGATAACGGCTGCTCTGACAATAGCAACAAGGTTGACTGTGATGATTTATATCTGTTATTTAAAACGCTTTATACTCTATTTGGCAAAAAAGACATAGAAAGCTCGGACTCTATACAATTGAGTGATAATTTAAATACTCTTTTCTATCGAAAAATACAAGAAAATAATTTTACTCAAAAAGAATTTAAAGATTTACTGAATTTTAAAAATATAGAAGTTTTGAAATCTGATATTAGTAATCTAGATGCTAATCACAAACTTCTTCAACTTTTGAAAAAGTTGAAATGGTTTAAAGCAACTAATACTGATATACTTAAAAAAGTTATTCAAATTTTAATTCATCTTTATCAAATGAAAGATGAATATAGTCTAAATGGAGTCGATGTTAATGAAAGACTCAACTTTTATAATAAGGAATTATTTACTAAAGAATTTGGCGAATCAGCAGAAAATGCAAAATGGCTATGGAATAAACTATTTACTGAAGACAACTTAAGTTTAGACAAAAAAATATATTTGATAGGCGAGATCTGGAGCTCCAGAAACGAAAATGAATTATGGAAATTTTCAAAAGACGATATTTCTGAAAAAGCGATTGAAATGTATGCTTTAAAATTAAATGAATTAAAAGGAACAACCTGGAAAGTCAATCAATTTGAATTTTATGGCTACTATCATGCTCTGAAAAATATAAATGAGATTCAACCCAAACTTAATGAACTATTTGAAAGTTTCTGGAAGGATAGAGACATTAAATTGCTTTGCGCTCAAACTATTGATGCTGTTGCTTTTTCTTCAAGTGTTTATCGTCTTTCAGATGTTATAATTGATATATATGGTGCAAAAGAAAATTTTGTCAGCTTTGTTAAAAAACATGAATTTGCGGAAAAACCTGAAATTAAAGAATATATCCAATTTCTAGATTTGCTTCAAAAAACTCGCTTTAAAAGCCCTATTGAATTTAAATTCAAAACCTTCACACTTGCAAAAGAGAGAATTAAAAATATAAAAAAACAGTATCTGAATAATTCAAGTTTTGATGAGTACAAAGATTATCATCAAGTCATTTTAGAAACGAATGACAAAGAATTTCTTTACGCCATTCGTAGCCACCAAAATTATAATTTAATTCCAAAAATTGAACTTTATGATAACGATGACACTATTGTTTCAATAATCAACATTTACAAAAAAAATGCCAACGCTGATTTAGTAAAAATAGCTATACTCTTAAATGAAATTGGCACAGATAAATTAGGTTGGAAAGCCAAAAGTTTAGATAAAGCTGAACTAATTAATAATGAGTCCTTTTTAGAGCATTCAAGTGACCCTGAAAAAGAGATAAAGATTATTCATCCTAAACCTGCCAAATTCTAA
- a CDS encoding restriction endonuclease subunit S — protein sequence MPKNWKTYKLGELCTKITDGAHHSPKDIGTGGYPMPSVKDLTPFGVNLESSKRISELDYFKLIKQGCQPIVNDVVIAKDGNSALDTVCVIKKSVEAVLLSSVAILRPDMKLIDPYFLKCYFSSPAILKYLKSRFISGAAIPRVILKDFKLAEINLPPLPEQRVIASILSALDDKIENNLAMNKTLEDMAMALYKHWFVDFGPFQEGKFVDSELGKIPEGWQVKRIGELISHQKGYAFKSKWYQSKGKEIVRVSDTTHNSIDLSTCNKISNQKAEEFKKYNLKTNDVIIASVGSWLTNYASVVGKVVRVPSTANGCLLNQNAVNLQMTLKDKNHQGLLYYSLKNDRFLNYIVSTAQGSANQASIKLIDIFDYKIPFLSIENFINFSSHVDRLIEQQNQLTEENQTLTQLRDTLLPKLISGEVRLKEFEKEITAAL from the coding sequence ATGCCTAAAAACTGGAAAACATATAAGCTTGGAGAATTGTGCACAAAAATTACTGATGGTGCACATCATAGTCCAAAAGATATTGGAACAGGCGGCTACCCAATGCCATCCGTAAAAGATTTAACACCGTTTGGGGTTAACCTAGAATCCTCAAAAAGAATCTCTGAGTTAGATTATTTTAAACTAATTAAGCAAGGATGTCAGCCAATAGTAAACGATGTTGTAATCGCTAAAGACGGCAATAGTGCATTGGATACTGTCTGTGTAATTAAAAAGAGTGTTGAGGCGGTGTTATTGTCTTCTGTGGCTATTCTTAGACCCGACATGAAACTAATTGACCCTTACTTTCTAAAATGTTATTTTAGTTCTCCAGCCATTTTGAAATATTTAAAATCAAGATTTATTTCAGGTGCGGCAATTCCAAGAGTGATTCTTAAAGACTTCAAACTTGCAGAAATAAATCTCCCACCTCTCCCCGAACAACGAGTAATCGCCAGCATCCTCTCAGCCCTAGATGACAAAATAGAAAACAACCTAGCCATGAACAAAACCTTAGAAGACATGGCTATGGCACTTTACAAACATTGGTTTGTAGATTTTGGTCCTTTTCAAGAAGGCAAGTTCGTAGACTCTGAATTAGGTAAAATTCCTGAGGGATGGCAGGTGAAAAGAATAGGCGAATTAATAAGCCATCAAAAGGGTTATGCATTTAAATCTAAATGGTATCAATCCAAAGGAAAAGAAATAGTTAGGGTTAGTGACACAACACATAATTCAATAGATTTAAGTACCTGTAATAAAATCAGTAATCAGAAGGCAGAGGAATTTAAAAAATATAATTTGAAAACAAACGATGTTATAATAGCTAGTGTTGGTTCATGGCTTACAAATTATGCATCTGTAGTTGGCAAAGTAGTTAGAGTTCCAAGTACTGCAAATGGGTGCTTATTAAATCAAAATGCAGTTAACCTACAAATGACTCTTAAAGATAAAAATCATCAAGGTTTACTGTATTATTCATTGAAAAATGATAGATTTTTAAATTATATAGTTAGTACAGCTCAAGGTAGTGCAAATCAAGCAAGTATTAAATTAATAGATATTTTTGATTATAAAATACCCTTTTTATCAATTGAAAATTTTATAAATTTCTCTTCTCATGTAGATAGACTAATTGAACAACAAAATCAATTAACAGAAGAAAACCAAACACTTACCCAACTCCGAGACACCCTACTCCCCAAACTTATTTCAGGAGAAGTCCGTTTAAAAGAATTTGAGAAAGAAATCACCGCAGCTTTATGA
- a CDS encoding type I restriction endonuclease subunit R → MSLNEHTAQNAAIAWLKSLGYNHIPGNAIERDLKKVVLENELKNFLKTTYPSVPETARNEAFAQFTQHEGMEVAYRNQDFHRKLTQGIDIAWKDAQGNEKAKHIYPIDYTHPENNSFIVSDELSIVGKNSRRTDLIIFINGLPLIVFEFKNPFDSTVGVENAHRQLHNYVLDIPQLFDYNAICIASDGLEALHGMYSSALEWFSPWKSLDGDDTEQKAELQLETLLHGLFPKKTLLDYLQHFIFHEDHNGKIIKKGAKYHQYWGISRAVESSLENIKPNGDGRLGVIWHTQGSGKSISMAILTGILRQRPELKNPTIVIQVDRSDLDQQLHDNFVLAKDLVGDVQHAESTDDLRRLLSSDGGGVIFTTIEKFRLKDLENGKETQHPILSERFNLIVMADEAHRTQYGFESGGFAQNIRRALPNASFIGFTGTPVDGKDADTEQVFGPTIHTYDIKQAVEDGATVPIYYEPKMVPLNIKAKYTQELEEVEEQAEDTTVGVWAAVEDAAGSEDRVKTVAKDILEHFKARTKTLDGKAMVVCMSRRNCVKMYDALSVLDDCPEIAVIMTSSPGKDPVSWNAHMRTKDAMEAVKSRFKNPEDPLKMVIVRDMWLTGFDAPCAHTMYVDKIMKGHNLMQAIARVNRVFEGKPNGLVVDFIGISGFLAEATKKYTGSGGAGKPTLDLDAAVELCLEQLSIVKSLLGGFELDVINEMPATEKMKWTTSVLNGLLKDDATTEGYLKEERKLSELIAMTNSDERIWEIQEDVAIIQKLREQIRKIKYPPGAQRTKNDRIKDLISKSLESQAIVDLAAMYNLDKIDISIVDDSFQAIIKDKGGENIKIELLRRIINDELKVRMSKNIKKGRKLKDELEKVLGKYHKNSLDSIAAIKHLLDIANEMKEDDKRTKELGLTEDELAFYDLLSANSAILNEAGPVQDLVHTVVASVKKNLQLDWTKKENARAAIRLAVKKELRGKVPFSELDKLLKEVIEQAEGQYGEWPLLG, encoded by the coding sequence ATGAGCTTAAATGAACATACCGCCCAAAATGCTGCTATAGCTTGGTTAAAAAGTTTAGGCTATAACCATATACCCGGTAATGCAATAGAACGTGACCTTAAAAAAGTAGTTTTAGAAAATGAATTGAAAAACTTTTTAAAAACCACTTACCCCAGCGTTCCAGAAACGGCACGTAATGAGGCTTTTGCCCAATTTACCCAACATGAGGGTATGGAGGTCGCGTATCGTAATCAAGATTTTCACAGAAAACTAACTCAAGGTATAGACATTGCTTGGAAAGATGCACAGGGTAATGAAAAAGCAAAGCACATCTACCCTATAGATTATACACACCCAGAAAACAATAGTTTTATAGTTTCAGACGAATTGAGCATTGTAGGCAAGAACAGCCGCCGTACGGACCTAATAATCTTTATCAACGGGCTGCCACTTATTGTCTTTGAGTTTAAGAATCCGTTTGATTCTACCGTAGGGGTGGAAAATGCACATAGGCAACTACATAACTACGTTCTAGATATTCCACAGCTGTTCGATTACAATGCTATTTGTATAGCATCAGACGGTCTGGAGGCTTTACACGGTATGTATTCATCCGCTTTAGAATGGTTCTCCCCATGGAAAAGTTTAGATGGAGATGACACCGAGCAAAAAGCAGAATTACAATTAGAAACCTTATTACATGGGCTATTCCCAAAAAAGACGCTATTAGATTATTTGCAACATTTCATCTTTCATGAAGACCATAACGGTAAGATTATAAAAAAAGGCGCAAAGTACCACCAGTATTGGGGCATTAGCCGTGCCGTAGAAAGCAGCCTAGAGAACATAAAACCAAATGGAGATGGTCGATTAGGTGTCATTTGGCATACCCAGGGTTCTGGTAAGAGTATTAGTATGGCTATACTAACCGGTATTCTACGCCAGCGACCAGAATTGAAGAATCCAACTATTGTAATACAAGTAGACCGTTCAGATTTAGACCAACAATTACATGACAACTTTGTACTCGCCAAAGATTTGGTAGGTGATGTTCAGCATGCCGAAAGCACCGACGACCTAAGAAGATTATTAAGTTCTGACGGTGGTGGCGTTATTTTCACGACTATTGAGAAATTCAGGTTGAAAGATTTAGAAAACGGCAAAGAAACTCAACACCCAATTTTAAGCGAGCGCTTCAATCTTATTGTTATGGCAGATGAGGCGCACCGTACCCAATACGGTTTTGAAAGTGGTGGTTTCGCACAGAACATTCGCCGTGCATTACCTAACGCTTCCTTTATTGGTTTTACCGGTACACCCGTAGATGGCAAAGATGCCGATACTGAACAGGTTTTTGGTCCCACTATTCACACGTACGATATCAAACAAGCCGTAGAAGATGGTGCCACGGTACCCATCTACTACGAGCCAAAAATGGTACCGCTTAATATAAAAGCAAAATACACGCAAGAATTAGAAGAAGTTGAAGAACAAGCAGAAGATACTACCGTAGGTGTTTGGGCAGCTGTTGAAGATGCTGCAGGTTCAGAAGACCGGGTAAAGACTGTAGCTAAAGATATTTTAGAACACTTTAAAGCACGTACTAAAACTTTAGACGGCAAGGCTATGGTGGTCTGTATGAGCCGCCGTAATTGCGTTAAAATGTACGATGCCTTATCTGTTCTAGATGACTGCCCAGAAATTGCAGTGATTATGACCAGTAGCCCAGGAAAAGATCCTGTTAGTTGGAATGCACATATGCGGACCAAAGATGCTATGGAAGCGGTGAAGTCAAGATTCAAGAATCCTGAAGACCCTTTGAAAATGGTAATTGTAAGAGATATGTGGCTCACCGGTTTTGATGCTCCGTGTGCCCATACAATGTACGTAGACAAGATTATGAAAGGTCATAACCTAATGCAAGCCATTGCACGTGTCAATCGTGTTTTTGAGGGAAAACCGAATGGATTGGTAGTTGATTTTATTGGCATATCAGGCTTTTTGGCAGAAGCCACAAAAAAATATACTGGCAGCGGCGGAGCAGGAAAACCCACCTTAGATTTAGATGCTGCAGTAGAATTATGTTTAGAACAACTGAGTATAGTTAAATCCCTATTAGGCGGTTTTGAATTGGATGTCATTAATGAAATGCCGGCAACAGAGAAAATGAAATGGACCACCAGCGTCCTAAATGGGTTATTAAAAGATGATGCTACAACAGAAGGCTATCTAAAAGAAGAACGTAAGTTAAGCGAATTGATAGCTATGACCAATTCAGATGAACGAATTTGGGAGATTCAAGAAGATGTGGCTATTATTCAAAAGTTAAGAGAACAGATACGAAAGATAAAGTACCCTCCGGGAGCCCAGCGTACCAAAAATGACCGTATAAAAGACCTTATTAGCAAGTCATTGGAATCACAAGCCATTGTCGATTTAGCTGCCATGTACAATTTAGATAAGATTGATATATCTATCGTAGATGATTCTTTCCAAGCCATTATAAAGGACAAAGGAGGAGAAAATATTAAAATAGAGTTGTTGCGCCGTATCATCAATGACGAATTGAAAGTACGCATGAGCAAAAACATTAAAAAAGGTAGAAAGCTTAAAGACGAACTTGAAAAAGTATTGGGCAAATACCATAAGAACAGCTTAGACTCCATTGCAGCAATAAAGCACTTGCTAGACATTGCAAATGAGATGAAAGAAGACGATAAGCGAACAAAAGAACTAGGGCTAACCGAAGACGAACTCGCTTTCTACGATCTACTATCTGCAAATAGCGCCATCTTAAATGAAGCGGGACCAGTACAAGACCTGGTCCATACCGTTGTAGCTTCCGTAAAGAAAAACCTTCAGCTAGATTGGACCAAAAAAGAAAATGCAAGAGCAGCCATACGTTTAGCAGTTAAAAAAGAATTACGGGGCAAAGTTCCTTTCTCAGAATTAGATAAGCTTTTAAAAGAAGTCATAGAACAAGCAGAAGGGCAATATGGGGAGTGGCCGTTGCTTGGGTAA
- a CDS encoding RagB/SusD family nutrient uptake outer membrane protein, which translates to MKNFIQKNSKLAVVFTATALTILGSCSDDYLEEVTFGEVPPSELTTADNVEKVIISAYSVLNGQIDDASNAYNSPASNWSFGDVVSDDAYKGGGGTGDQSQIHQMELYNTNSVIYDVERKWMALYEGVKRTNEAIKLVDASEDFEADVQTQRRAELRFLRGHYYFELKKIYNQIPYIDETAETVEDYARSNTEFTSEELWGKIEGDFQAAYDVLPDTQEEVGRPTKLAAMAYLAKTYLFQEKWQDAFDATTLVMGGNYGLMDDFQSVFLPENDNGIEVVFAVQYSVNDGQADNYNGSIGDRLTAPGGPFYSQYGFHRPSQNLVNTFKTDSEGLPLVDNIDVTATDNVDPRLDITVGRPGIPYKDLDILYEDSWARDLATYGAFGPKKRILSANNALHVNVWPYVDALNYYIIRYAEVLLWRAEAAVELGDLEAARGLVNEIRLRAANSQYVQTLEGTADAANYNIATYDAIWTDADDAMEKVRLETRLELAMEGHRFFNLVRWGIAKDVIDDYLEVEKTKRSHLTNAAFTAGKNEYWPIPQEYIDGVDETVTQNSGY; encoded by the coding sequence ATGAAAAATTTTATACAAAAAAACTCAAAATTAGCGGTGGTCTTTACGGCTACAGCACTTACGATACTAGGTTCTTGTTCTGATGATTATTTAGAGGAAGTAACCTTTGGAGAAGTACCACCTTCAGAACTAACAACGGCCGACAATGTGGAAAAGGTGATCATATCTGCCTATAGTGTTTTAAACGGACAGATAGACGATGCCAGTAACGCGTACAACTCTCCGGCATCTAACTGGAGCTTTGGCGATGTAGTTTCGGATGATGCCTATAAAGGTGGTGGTGGAACCGGAGACCAGAGTCAAATCCATCAAATGGAATTGTACAATACCAATTCGGTTATTTATGATGTAGAGCGCAAATGGATGGCTTTGTACGAAGGAGTAAAAAGAACCAATGAAGCGATCAAACTTGTAGATGCTTCCGAAGATTTTGAAGCGGATGTACAGACCCAACGCAGAGCGGAATTGCGATTTTTAAGGGGACATTATTATTTTGAACTTAAAAAAATCTATAACCAGATTCCCTATATAGACGAAACTGCGGAAACGGTAGAAGATTACGCCCGTTCCAATACGGAGTTTACTTCGGAAGAACTATGGGGAAAAATAGAGGGCGATTTTCAAGCGGCCTATGACGTACTGCCGGATACGCAAGAGGAGGTAGGTAGACCTACAAAACTGGCGGCAATGGCCTATTTGGCAAAAACCTATCTTTTTCAGGAAAAATGGCAGGATGCTTTTGATGCTACCACCTTGGTTATGGGAGGTAATTATGGACTGATGGATGATTTTCAGTCGGTTTTTCTTCCAGAGAACGATAATGGAATAGAAGTGGTCTTTGCCGTTCAATATTCTGTGAATGACGGTCAGGCCGATAATTACAATGGAAGCATAGGCGACCGATTAACGGCTCCCGGAGGTCCGTTTTATTCCCAATACGGATTTCACCGTCCGTCCCAGAATTTGGTGAATACCTTTAAAACGGATTCAGAAGGATTGCCTCTTGTAGATAATATAGATGTTACCGCTACGGATAACGTAGACCCACGGTTGGACATTACTGTTGGCCGCCCGGGAATTCCCTATAAAGATTTGGATATTTTGTACGAAGATAGCTGGGCACGGGATTTGGCCACTTATGGTGCCTTTGGTCCTAAAAAGCGAATCCTTTCCGCAAATAATGCCTTGCACGTAAATGTATGGCCTTATGTAGATGCGCTCAATTATTATATTATCCGTTATGCTGAGGTGCTTTTATGGAGAGCGGAAGCAGCGGTAGAATTAGGAGATTTGGAAGCAGCGCGCGGTTTGGTAAACGAAATCAGACTACGTGCGGCAAATTCTCAATATGTACAGACTTTAGAGGGCACGGCCGATGCTGCCAACTATAACATAGCTACCTATGATGCTATTTGGACCGATGCCGATGATGCCATGGAAAAAGTACGATTGGAAACCCGTCTGGAATTGGCCATGGAAGGACACCGCTTCTTTAACTTGGTACGTTGGGGAATAGCCAAAGATGTTATTGATGACTATCTAGAAGTTGAAAAAACAAAGCGAAGCCATTTGACCAATGCAGCATTTACAGCCGGTAAAAATGAATACTGGCCCATACCGCAGGAATATATAGATGGTGTAGACGAAACCGTTACCCAAAACAGCGGGTATTAA